The genomic interval CGACAGCTGCACATCCTGGTGTGCCGTCTGGTACGCGGGACGGCGCGGTTACGTCAGCGCTCGGTATGTCGCAGGGGCCAGCGGCTACCGCCGGCCGCCGCCGCCTCCGGCGGTGATCCTGCCGCCGCCGGTCTACTATCCGCCACCGATCTATCGCGGTCCGCGCTATTACGATCCGGGCTATCATCCCGGTTACCGGCCCGGCTATCGTCCCGACCATCGTCCGCGGCCGCGGCCCGGACCGCCGCCTCCTCCACCACCGCCACCAGGTGGCGGTGGTGGACCCGGACCTGCCCCTGGTCCCGGTTCAGGCAAACAGCCGAGTACGTGGCCTCCGGCCGGCGGAGCGGCTGGCGGGCATTGGGTGCCGCCGCCTCCGAGCACCAAGGGGGGAGGCTGAGGTCTCTCCAATCACGGTGCCGGCGCTCCGGCGGCATCCCGTCGAGGGCGCAGGGTAACGTGAGCCGAGTTGAAGGAGTCGGGCGGGCAGGCATCTGTCCGCCCTTTTCCATTTGTCCGGATGCCGTTTGTCCGGATCCGGCCCCGCGTTGCCTGGGGGGCGGACCGGACGCTAGCGTTGGTGGACATAGGTCTCGAACGAGATCCGGACCGTGTCGATATGGGCGCGCATCACGTCGGTGGCGCCCTTCCGGTCGCCGCGCAGGATGGCATCGACGATGCGGGCGTGTTCCTCCTGCGAGCGGGCGAGGCGACCGAGGGTTCGGAACTGGGCACGGCGGAACGGCGCCAGGCGGATGCGCGTGGCCAGGGTGAGGCCCGCCAGATGGCCGTTGTGACTGCCGTCATAGATGGCGTTGTGAAAGCGCTCGTTGAGTTCGTGATAGCGTTGCGGGTCGCCCGCCCGCATCGGTTCGGCCATGGCGTCGAGCAGCACTTCCAGGGCCTTGCGCTCGTCCGGGGTCATGTTGACGGCGGCAAGGCCGGCACAGACCGCTTCGAGTTCCGCCATGGCGACGAACAGCTCTTCCAGCTTCTCGGCCGACAGGCTGGCGACGAAGCAGCCGCGATGGGGCTTCAGTTCGACGAGGCCGCTCGTCTCCAGCAGGCGCAGGGCCTCGCGGATCGGCGTGCGCGATACCCTGAAGCGGGTAGCGAGGCCCATTTCGTCCAGCTGCGTGCCGGGAGCGAGCTCGCCCCTGACGATTTCGTCGGCAAGCTGGAGGCGGATGTCTTCCGTCCGGGTGCGGGGCACGCGGGCCGTTGTGTCCTCGGTTCGCTCCGGCATGGCGCGGGTCTTT from Polymorphum gilvum SL003B-26A1 carries:
- a CDS encoding SH3 domain-containing protein, with the translated sequence MRTGPGTGYGVILVIPRGALVEVDSCTSWCAVWYAGRRGYVSARYVAGASGYRRPPPPPAVILPPPVYYPPPIYRGPRYYDPGYHPGYRPGYRPDHRPRPRPGPPPPPPPPPGGGGGPGPAPGPGSGKQPSTWPPAGGAAGGHWVPPPPSTKGGG
- a CDS encoding GntR family transcriptional regulator, with the protein product MPERTEDTTARVPRTRTEDIRLQLADEIVRGELAPGTQLDEMGLATRFRVSRTPIREALRLLETSGLVELKPHRGCFVASLSAEKLEELFVAMAELEAVCAGLAAVNMTPDERKALEVLLDAMAEPMRAGDPQRYHELNERFHNAIYDGSHNGHLAGLTLATRIRLAPFRRAQFRTLGRLARSQEEHARIVDAILRGDRKGATDVMRAHIDTVRISFETYVHQR